One Plasmodium vinckei vinckei genome assembly, chromosome: PVVCY_09 genomic region harbors:
- a CDS encoding mitogen-activated protein kinase 2, putative — translation MLKKKKECSGIEREEKNTKKKNNASESLSMQNDDSTYIDSNEEERNGEYINDNTSENIKNNDNINKKYGEQEYNAAETKKNDNNERNKNNSNNKTDKINDKNKKNEKGKDEKINIKEAIIKNVRVPDNYIIKHLIGRGSYGYVYLAYDKNTEKNVAIKKVNRMFEDLIDCKRILREITILNRLKSDYIIRLYDLIIPEDLLKFDELYIVLEIADSDLKKLFKTPIFLTEEHIKTILYNLLLGEKFIHESGIIHRDLKPANCLLNQDCSVKVCDFGLARTINNEKDVNIVNDLEENEELGPHNKNLKKQLTSHVVTRWYRAPELILLQENYTKSIDIWSTGCIFAELLNMLQSHISDPTNRFPIFPGSSCFPLSPDRNSKKVHEKSNRDQLNIIFNIIGTPTEDDLKNITKPEVIKYIKLFPHRKPINLKQKYSSISDDGINLLESMLKFNPNKRITIDEALDHPYLKDVRKKDIENFSTKKIILPFDDWMVLSETQLRYIFLKEVQSFHPELIIPPAFTIHENNFYNNEESNS, via the coding sequence atgttgaaaaaaaaaaaagagtgTTCTGGAATTGAAAGAGAAGAAAagaatacaaaaaaaaaaaacaatgcTTCAGAATCTTTAAGCATGCAAAATGATGATAGCACATATATAGATAGCAATGAAGAAGAGAGAAATGgggaatatataaatgataacacaagtgaaaatataaaaaataacgacaatattaataaaaaatacggCGAACAGGAATACAATGCAGCcgagacaaaaaaaaacgataaTAACGAgagaaacaaaaataatagtaacaataaaactgacaaaataaatgataaaaataaaaagaatgaGAAAGGgaaagatgaaaaaataaatataaaagaagctatcataaaaaatgtgcgTGTGCCAGATAATTACATAATCAAACACTTAATAGGAAGGGGCTCGTATGGGTATGTATATTTAgcttatgataaaaatacagaaaaaaatgttgcAATAAAAAAGGTAAACCGAATGTTTGAAGATTTAATTGATTGTAAAAGAATATTAAGAGAAATAACAATTTTGAATAGACTAAAAAgtgattatattataagattatatgatttaataatacctgaagatttattaaaattcgATGAATTGTATATAGTATTAGAAATAGCCGATTcagatttaaaaaaattatttaaaaccccaatatttttgacagaagaacatataaaaactatattatataatttattattaggtgaaaaatttattcatGAATCAGGCATTATCCATAGAGATTTAAAACCAGCTAACTGTTTATTAAATCAAGATTGTTCTGTTAAGGTATGTGATTTTGGTTTAGCTAGAAcgataaataatgaaaaagatgTTAATATAGTAAACGATttagaagaaaatgaagagCTAGGGccacataataaaaatttaaaaaaacaactaACTAGCCATGTAGTTACTAGATGGTATAGAGCCCCTGAATTAATCTTGTTACAAGAAAATTATACTAAATCTATAGACATATGGTCTACTGGTTGTATTTTTGCAGAactattaaatatgttacAAAGCCATATTAGTGATCCCACTAATAGATTTCCTATATTTCCGGGGTCTTCTTGTTTCCCCTTATCTCCAGACcgtaattcaaaaaaagtaCATGAGAAAAGTAATAGAGatcaattaaatattatttttaatataataggTACACCAACAGAAGATGatcttaaaaatattaccaAACCTGaagttataaaatatattaaattattccCGCACAGAAAACCTATAAATTTAAagcaaaaatattcatcTATTTCAGATGATggaataaatttattagaaTCAATGTTAAAATTTAATCCAAATAAAAGAATCACAATTGACGAAGCTTTAGATCATCCTTATCTAAAAGATGttagaaaaaaagatatagaAAACTTctcaacaaaaaaaattattcttCCTTTTGATGATTGGATGGTTTTATCTGAAACACAATtgagatatatatttttaaaagaagTGCAATCCTTTCATCCTGAATTAATTATACCTCCCGCATTTACTATACACgaaaataatttctatAACAATGAGGAATCTAAcagttaa